A genome region from Halichondria panicea chromosome 15, odHalPani1.1, whole genome shotgun sequence includes the following:
- the LOC135349028 gene encoding E2F-associated phosphoprotein-like isoform X1, with the protein MEFGCTPGDLYAGYIVEDSDLEFSDCSGKESSGEDGEEMGHCKSAQHGPSGDSDDEFSREMDKELLSKIQFSVSPSVAQATNITRMCEVIAKPKEEPAMSTGSPKPKSIIVQPQNSHEVYDELCFDSSESEGEDDQAGSTRYVGKKVSKLSNDELFYDPGLDDEDERWVNRQRMAYHNVKVSHSLEKQKKSKRAWSKPANTGEHVGSEHKTEDNETVKDAAAQDLESRLSKSDAVLNCPACMTTLCLDCQRHDQYVSQYRAMFVLNCVIVKEETLTYNPKSGKKGQKRRRGKDKGNVTEEQSAYHPVKCHECNTEVAVYDHDEVFHFFNVLASAP; encoded by the exons ATGGAGTTTGGCTGTACACCTGGTGACCTGTATGCTGGGTATATAGTGGAGGACAGTGACTTAGAGTTTTCTGACTGCTCAGGAAAAGAAAG CTCAGGCGAAGATGGAGAAGAGATGGGCCATTGCAAATCTGCTCAGCATGGCCCCAGTGGCGATTCAGACGATGAGTTTTCCAGGGAAATGGACAAGGAGTTATTGTCAAAGATACAGTTCTCAGTGTCACCCAGCGTAGCTCAGGCAACTAATATTACCCGGATGTGTGAAGTAATTGCTAAACCAAAAGAGGAACCGGCAATGTCAActg GCTCCCCCAAGCCCAAGTCGATAATTGTTCAACCACAGAACTCTCATGAAGTCTATGATGAGCTCTGCTTTGATTCATCAGAAAGTGAGGGTGAGGATGACCAGGCAGGAAGCACCCGATATGTGGGCAAGAAAGTTAGCAAGCTGTCTAATGACGAGCTGTTCTATGACCCTGGTCTGGACGACGAGGACGAGAGATGGGTCAACAGGCAGAGAATGGCTTATCATAATG TTAAGGTGTCTCATTCACTCGAGAAGCAAAAGAAGAGTAAGCGAGCCTGGTCAAAGCCTGCAAACACTGGGGAACACGTTGGGTCTGAACACAAGACAGAAGATAACGAGACAGTGAAAGATGCAGCAGCTCAGGATTTGGAGTCACGCCTGTCAAAGTCGGATGCTGTGTTAAACTGTCCTGCTTGCATGACAACTCTGTGCCTCGACTGTCAAag ACATGACCAATACGTGAGCCAGTACAGAGCGATGTTTGTCCTCAATTGTGTGATTGTGAAAGAAGAGACACTCACCTATAATCCAAAATCTGGAAAAAAGGGTCAGAAGCGGAGAAGAGGGAAGGATAAGGGAAATGTGACTGAGGAACAGTCTGCCTACCATCCCGTAAAATGTCACGAATGCAATACCGAAGTTGCTGTTTATGATCACGATGAGGTGTTTCACTTCTTTAACGTTTTAGCTAGTGCTCCATGA
- the LOC135349028 gene encoding E2F-associated phosphoprotein-like isoform X2: protein MNHSTISGEDGEEMGHCKSAQHGPSGDSDDEFSREMDKELLSKIQFSVSPSVAQATNITRMCEVIAKPKEEPAMSTGSPKPKSIIVQPQNSHEVYDELCFDSSESEGEDDQAGSTRYVGKKVSKLSNDELFYDPGLDDEDERWVNRQRMAYHNVKVSHSLEKQKKSKRAWSKPANTGEHVGSEHKTEDNETVKDAAAQDLESRLSKSDAVLNCPACMTTLCLDCQRHDQYVSQYRAMFVLNCVIVKEETLTYNPKSGKKGQKRRRGKDKGNVTEEQSAYHPVKCHECNTEVAVYDHDEVFHFFNVLASAP from the exons atgaatcattcaaCTAT CTCAGGCGAAGATGGAGAAGAGATGGGCCATTGCAAATCTGCTCAGCATGGCCCCAGTGGCGATTCAGACGATGAGTTTTCCAGGGAAATGGACAAGGAGTTATTGTCAAAGATACAGTTCTCAGTGTCACCCAGCGTAGCTCAGGCAACTAATATTACCCGGATGTGTGAAGTAATTGCTAAACCAAAAGAGGAACCGGCAATGTCAActg GCTCCCCCAAGCCCAAGTCGATAATTGTTCAACCACAGAACTCTCATGAAGTCTATGATGAGCTCTGCTTTGATTCATCAGAAAGTGAGGGTGAGGATGACCAGGCAGGAAGCACCCGATATGTGGGCAAGAAAGTTAGCAAGCTGTCTAATGACGAGCTGTTCTATGACCCTGGTCTGGACGACGAGGACGAGAGATGGGTCAACAGGCAGAGAATGGCTTATCATAATG TTAAGGTGTCTCATTCACTCGAGAAGCAAAAGAAGAGTAAGCGAGCCTGGTCAAAGCCTGCAAACACTGGGGAACACGTTGGGTCTGAACACAAGACAGAAGATAACGAGACAGTGAAAGATGCAGCAGCTCAGGATTTGGAGTCACGCCTGTCAAAGTCGGATGCTGTGTTAAACTGTCCTGCTTGCATGACAACTCTGTGCCTCGACTGTCAAag ACATGACCAATACGTGAGCCAGTACAGAGCGATGTTTGTCCTCAATTGTGTGATTGTGAAAGAAGAGACACTCACCTATAATCCAAAATCTGGAAAAAAGGGTCAGAAGCGGAGAAGAGGGAAGGATAAGGGAAATGTGACTGAGGAACAGTCTGCCTACCATCCCGTAAAATGTCACGAATGCAATACCGAAGTTGCTGTTTATGATCACGATGAGGTGTTTCACTTCTTTAACGTTTTAGCTAGTGCTCCATGA
- the LOC135349010 gene encoding girdin-like yields MSNSTTPTGPTKAEQFMNSPLVAWLKTFDQTVPIETVHDLSNGVLLNKVMYTVDPNAYSMSKVNRSVTLDLALCLQNFQILVQRIKHFYLTSVQQLVICNLPNISSICYDPESDFSLDQLEKLLTLLLGCAIQCESKGPIIENMKSMDLSQQQSLVLHIQQVTDSTDYVCSIDWNDLEEISKQSLEGLCRHAYIHLQRVAKERDHHYDHITEILLERDYYKSLHDSQNSELSVHHVNGLPVSSPIRSPSVNPEMIELKKKCRALQEKLDGRAETLSDAREEGDKLRLAVKQLHQEKRELAEDAKSVRVYRDEVEALRVQSAKVEKLEIEVIKYKQKAEDTDYLKKRIADLQGQNDLMSQTKKLLEQKATSLSAKTEGMDELQEAVVSCKVRAEALEEEKEMDSQRIEELLSNNTRLEIDNRQYQEKCALLTSELESLRESSASSIGAPGESSSLSFELTEADLASKVKVVRLEKEAREMEKTMEALRHAQAKGAELEKTTKKLHAQTHSDRKDIIKLKEENEVLKVKASRVDKLQVELSTQRERLDEANRIAPKLKNIKVRNENLLEAKAKLEDEVEALQAKVALISHIQDENASLKVQLDSHNSEHEEDQRRLQELLEQNAQLELEKKKVFEESEAQRAQLLQLQTRSSSSAHKTILSPPRVSEAEIASRAKLQRLEKETRELEKSIEALRHYQAKCGELEKMNKKLQSQAHTDRREIIRLKEEVQGSRSKVTRLEIQQSEMKSQEERLEDIDGASTRKMMELRQQNALLSETKVLLEEELTGLHAKLEQLGDIQADNAALNVRVESLEDEINEEGLRMQELLQQNAQLEMSQDSKSVEIETLKSHVAQLKLKLSNEDTDSNGQTQPSGVDLESQTKLLRLERQNRELDRSLQVLKQSSERVNAGVEKTNKKLTAQIHADNKEIARLKEELRKERNQHARLSRLSSVGDEHDLQETRQLQELESKFKDFYSQSLSNKDDRIKVLDSRIEELTDENHQQKQEIKDLRMSIDRLKEVGSPRIVSRTHSPREMNRLKEQAADALRLRDKFHAIQEENNHLTRDFLEAKHVIQQQDSHNQRLNDRLQMLEQLNQTLEEEKKTLLQQVNKMLEKNQELLVKTLESKDQAFEDERFLADRLGELERDKARLTEKLIAHQKEHISKEMDHWKKSKSKNILKKGFKKLKGKIQGRSHVFEVPEPGALGSSNTVNSGSMGSPSGSSGVLGGALYAIDGNMSQSSQSISSSNSGRHSEDMEETEQLESNSYVPRAPTLDGSPFMRPRKTRSYTLPGSGAVKMRHAQAGASLSFEPERSDNNLITLEDFLAESEKTPNKRRVMELKRASLIIGTPPSTPRNSMLLPVPPPSNSSQIFDLSEFLSKFDPGDASGTIPENEELQQLSAARDFRTSQQSVSQRSKSSSSLQSAPSQTSLSSKNDGVPVIINPAANANFNNNNNPPVPSIFFSGIGTQLSGPSSSTPNSESNPFQDTSQISSQSYTGNFRPQQTLADEQLSLTEALAFLEPLNEVREEKSATVSASHMSRSKSTDALKKDSKQKTKSRGLFKRNFHRSTEGLVDEQKSKVNSGKPPMGKPAKSGKKIFEEKRRQSTSSLEAKHVNEKRRSTPNLSALTDINQPRDLSQADQAFTPSKRKSYENVQFENDSDPFSKIDGSFSSLYQPASVSSKIPEEESVWQEYGPF; encoded by the exons ATGTCTAACTCTACAACACCCACTGGTCCCACAAAGGCTGAGCAGTTTATGAACTCTCCTCTAGTGGCATGG CTCAAAACATTTGACCAGACTGTGCCAATAGAGACTGTGCATGACCTGAGCAATGGAGTACTGCTCAACAAAGTTATGTACACTGT GGACCCCAATGCCTACAGCATGTCCAAAGTTAACAGGAGTGTCACCTTGGACTTGGCTTTGTGTCTACAAAACTTCCAAATTTTGGTACAGAGGATTAAGCACTTTTACCTCACTTCTGTCCAACAGCTCGTCATTTGTAATCTCCCTAACATCTCGTCAATCTGCTACGATCCAGAGTCAG ACTTTAGTCTAGACCAGTTGGAGAAGTTGCTCACTCTGCTACTGGGCTGTGCCATACAGTGCGAATCCAAGGGCCCCATCATTGAAAACATGAAGAGCATGGACCTATCTCAGCAACAGTCACTTGTGCTGCACATCCAACAGGTCACTGACTCCACCGACTATGTATGCTCCATAGACTGGAACGACCTCGAGGAGATCTCGAAACA GAGCCTTGAAGGGCTATGTCGGCACGCCTATATTCACCTTCAACGTGTAGCCAAGGAGCGAGACCACCACTATGACCATATCACAGAGATCCTACTAGAGAGAGATTATTACAAGAGCCTTCATGACTCACAGAACTCTGAGCTCTCTGTTCATCATGTAAACGGTTTGCCAGTATCGTCACCGATAAGATCACCCTCTGTAAATCCTGAGATGATTGAGCTCAAGAAAAAGTGTAGGGCACTGCAAGAGAAACT AGACGGCAGGGCCGAAACTCTTTCTGATGCCCGCGAGGAAGGTGACAAACTGAGATTGGCTGTGAAACAGCTCCATCAAGAAAAGAGAGAGTTGGCTGAAGATGCTAAGAGTGTGCGGGTGTACAGGGATGAAGTTGAAGCTCTCAGAGTTCAAAGTGCAAAGGTTGAAAAACTTGAGATCGAAGTAATTAAGTACAAGCAGAAGGCCGAAGATACTGATTACTTGAAGAAAAGAATTGCT GACCTTCAAGGCCAGAATGACCTGATGTCACAAACCAAAAAGCTCCTGGAGCAGAAGGCCACTTCTTTGTCTGCCAAGACTGAGGGTATGGATGAGCTTCAAGAAGCTGTAGTGTCCTGCAAGGTGAGAGCGGAGGCTCTGGAGGAGGAAAAGGAGATGGACAGTCAGAGAATAGAGGAGCTACTCAGTAACAATACGCGACTGGAAATAGACAACAGGCAGTA TCAAGAAAAGTGTGCTCTGCTGACTAGTGAGCTGGAATCCTTAAGAGAGTCGTCTGCCTCCAGCATTGGAGCTCCAGGAGAATCTAGTAGCCTTAGCTTTGAGCTAACAGAGGCTGATTT AGCATCAAAGGTGAAGGTGGTCCGGCTTGAGAAAGAGGCTCGTGAAATGGAAAAGACAATGGAGGCTTTGAGGCATGCCCAAGCCAAAGGAGCTGAGCTGGAGAAAACTACCAAGAAACTTCATGCTCAGACACACAGTGACAGGAAAGATATAATTAAGCTGAAGGAAGAGAATGAAGTGTTGAAGGTGAAGGCCAGTCGTGTGGACAAGCTGCAGGTGGAGCTCAGCACTCAGAGGGAAAGGCTTGATGAGGCCAATAGGATAGCACCAAAGTTGAAG aATATCAAAGTTCGCAATGAGAACCTCTTGGAAGCTAAGGCTAAACTGGAGGATGAAGTGGAGGCCCTTCAGGCTAAAGTGGCCCTAATCA GTCACATTCAGGATGAAAATGCTTCTCTCAAAGTCCAACTAGACTCTCATAACTCA GAACATGAAGAGGACCAGAGAAGACTGCAAGAACTATTAGAACAAAACGCACAGCTAGAACTGGAGAAAAAGAAAGT ATTTGAAGAGTCTGAGGCACAGCGAGCCCAATTGTTGCAGCTGCAGACTAGGAGCAGTTCGAGTGCTCACAAGACGATACTCAGCCCTCCAAGGGTCTCAGAAGCTGAAAT AGCATCTCGTGCCAAGCTCCAAAGATTAGAGAAAGAGACTCGTGAGTTAGAGAAATCGATAGAGGCTCTGAGGCATTATCAGGCTAAGTGTGGAGAGCTAGAAAAGATGAACAAAAAGCTTCAATCACAGGCTCACACTGATCGAAGAGAAATCATCAGACTTAAGGAAGAGGTCCAAGGAAGTAGGTCCAAAGTAACACGACTAGAGATACAACAGTCTGAAATGAAAAGCCAGGAAGAGCGACTCGAGGATATTGACGGAGCTAGTACCAGAAAGATGATG GAGCTGCGTCAGCAGAATGCCCTCCTCTCGGAGACCAAGGTGTTGCTAGAGGAGGAGCTAACTGGGCTGCATGCCAAACTGGAGCAGTTGGGTGACATTCAGGCAGACAATGCTGCCCTCAATGTGAGAGTGGAGAGTCTGGAAGATGAGATAAATGAAGAAGGACTCAGGATGCAGGAGCTCCTACAGCAGAATGCTCAGCTTGAGATGAGCCAGGACAGCAA GTCTGTTGAGATTGAGACATTGAAGAGTCATGTGGCACAACTTAAGTTGAAACTCTCCAATGAAG ACACAGACTCTAACGGACAAACTCAGCCAAGTGGTGTGGACCT TGAGAGTCAGACAAAGCTCTTGCGCTTGGAGAGGCAGAATCGTGAGCTGGATAGGTCACTGCAGGTGCTCAAGCAGAGCAGTGAGAGGGTCAATGCAGGGGTCGAAAAGACAAACAAAAAGTTAACAGCCCAAATCCATGCCGACAATAAGGAGATTGCTAGACTCAAAGAG GAGTTGAGGAAGGAGCGCAACCAGCATGCCAGACTCAGTAGATTAAGCTCAGTTGGAGATGAGCATGACTTGCAGGAGACAAG GCAACTCCAAGAGCTAGAGTCCAAATTCAAAGACTTCTACTCTCAGAGCCTGAGCAACAAGGATGACAGGATTAAGGTGCTTGACAGCAGAATAGAGGAACTTACAGATGAAAATCACCAACAAAAGCAAGAAATCAAGGACCTTCGTATGAGTATAGACAGACTTAAAGAGGTTGGAAGCCCCCGCATTGTGAGCAGAACCCATTCTCCTAGGGAGATGAACCGTCTCAAGGAGCAGGCTGCAGATGCGCTACGTCTCAGGGACAAGTTTCATGCTATACAAGAGGAG AATAACCATCTCACTAGAGACTTCCTAGAGGCAAAACATGTGATCCAACAACAAGACAGTCACAACCAGAGGCTCAATGATCGCCTTCAGATGCTAGAGCAACTGAACCAGACACTAGAGGAAGAGAAAAAGACCCTCTTGCAGCAGGTCAATAAGATGCTGGAGAAAAACCAAGAGCTACTGGTCAAGACTTTAGAGAGCAAAGACCAAGCCTTTGAGGATGAAAGATTTTTGGC TGATCGTCTTGGTGAGCTAGAAAGAGACAAGGCTCGTCTAACTGAGAAACTTATTGCTCATCAAAAAGAGCACATCTCCAAGGAAATGGACCATTGGAAGAAAAGTAAGAGCAAAAACATTCTTAAGAAAGGCTTTAAGAAGCTAAAAGGCAAGATTCAAGGTCGCAGTCACGTGTTTGAAGTTCCTGAGCCAGGAGCTTTGGGCAGTAGCAACACCGTAAACAGTGGGTCAATGGGCTCTCCATCTGGTAGCTCTGGCGTGTTAGGAGGAGCTCTGTATGCAATAGATGGAAACATGTCTCAGAGCAGTCAGTCCATCTCTTCATCCAACAGTGGAAGACACTCCGAGGATATGGAAGAGACAGAGCAGCTTGAATC TAACTCGTATGTTCCTCGTGCTCCCACACTGGATGGCAGTCCTTTCATGCGTCCAAGAAAAACTCGTTCCTACACACTGCCTGGTTCTGGAGCAGTGAAGATGAGACATGCTCAAGCTGGTGCTTCGTTGAGCTTTGAACCAGAGAGATCAGATAACAACCTTATCACACTGGAAGATTTCCTGGCTGAGAGTGAGAAAACTCCTAATAAG CGTCGTGTGATGGAATTAAAACGAGCCTCACTCATCATTGGTACTCCTCCGTCCACACCTCGTAACAGTATGCTCTTACCTGTCCCTCCACCGAGTAACAGCAGTCAAATATTCGACCTCTCAGAGTTCCTATCCAAATTTGATCCTGGAGATGCATCTGGCACCATTCCTGAAAATGAAGAGCTCCAGCAACTCTCAGCTGCAAGAGACTTCAGAACATCTCAGCAATCTGTGTCACAACGCTCCAAGTCCAGTAGTAGCTTGCAATCTGCACCTAGTCAAACATCGCTATCAAGCAAAAATGATGGTGTTCCTGTGATCATCAACCCAGCTGCAAATGCAAACtttaataataacaataatcCCCCTGTGCCAAGTATTTTTTTTTCTGGAATTGGTACACAGTTATCTGGACCTTCATCATCTACCCCTAATAGTGAATCTAATCCTTTCCAGGATACTTCCCAAATCAGTTCTCAAAGCTACACTGGTAATTTTCGACCACAACAAACTTTGGCAGATGAGCAATTGTCCTTGACAGAAGCGTTAGCATTTTTAGAGCCTCTCAATGAAGTCAGAGAAGAGAAAAGTGCGACTGTAAGTGCTAGTCACATGTCGAGAAGTAAAAGTACTGATGCATTAAAAAAAGATAGCAAGCAGAAGACAAAAAGCCGAGGACTGTTTAAGAGAAATTTTCATCGATCCACAGAAGGCTTAGTTGATGAACAAAAATCTAAAGTGAATAGTGGCAAGCCTCCGATGGGGAAGCCTGCAAAAAGTGGAAAGAAAATTTTTGAAGAAAAGAGGAGACAAAGCACATCGTCATTAGAAGCCAAACATGTGAATGAGAAACGTCGAAGCACTCCCAATCTTTCAGCTCTCACAGATATAAACCAGCCTCGAGACTTATCACAAGCTGACCAAGCATTCACACCATCAAAGAGAAAATCGTACGAGAATGTTCAATTTGAAAATGATTCTGATCCCTTTTCAAAAATCGACGGGAGCTTCTCTTCCTTATATCAGCCTGCCAGTGTTAGCTCAAAAATTCCTGAGGAAGAATCAGTATGGCAAGAATATGGCCCTTTCTAG
- the LOC135349029 gene encoding erythromycin 3''-O-methyltransferase-like, with protein sequence MSFILYGVGTAVLALIVYVAYSFVSRQRKAADFKRREKKEFAKEGTQWKKSQHEYYVEKFYGTGVTEKHDFHGGYLNFGYWVDANKDYIKASEGLLSQVADSVRLGKDSRLLDIACGMGSQDIFFYNKYKPEHIDMLEATLTHHIICKKRIEEGGLEDHLAAHYGSATQIPFDENSFTHVFSIEGGVHYRYRKNFFNETFRVLKPNGWMSLADYAMPTPPRNFIENFFGRICSSLWNAPLENWCSPEVFKKRVEEAGFVDVEVKDIGKHCIPGYYEESIRPEILKELTKIRGWFTTYILCRILDELILWAFNHRLLTEVLVRARKPE encoded by the coding sequence ATGTCTTTCATTTTGTACGGTGTTGGCACTGCAGTTTTAGCTCTAATTGTGTATGTGGCTTACAGTTTTGTGAGCAGGCAGAGGAAAGCTGCTGATTTCAAAAGAAGAGAGAAAAAAGAGTTTGCAAAAGAAGGCACACAGTGGAAAAAAAGCCAGCATGAATACTATGTCGAGAAATTTTACGGAACTGGAGTGACGGAGAAGCATGACTTCCATGGTGGCTATTTGAACTTTGGATACTGGGTCGATGCAAACAAAGACTACATCAAGGCAAGTGAAGGTCTTCTCTCTCAAGTGGCAGATTCTGTACGTCTTGGCAAAgatagcaggctgctggacatAGCGTGTGGTATGGGATCTCAAGACATTTTTTTCTACAATAAGTACAAACCTGAACACATCGACATGCTAGAAGCCACACTCACCCACCATATCATTTGCAAAAAGCGTATTGAAGAGGGTGGCTTGGAAGATCATTTAGCAGCTCACTATGGAAGTGCTACACAGATTCCTTTCGATGAAAACAGTTTTACCCACGTCTTCTCTATTGAGGGTGGTGTTCACTACAGATATCGGAAAAACTTTTTCAATGAGACTTTTCGTGTTTTGAAGCCTAACGGCTGGATGTCACTGGCTGATTATGCTATGCCAACGCCTCCTAGGAATTTTATCGAAAACTTCTTTGGACGGATCTGTTCAAGCTTGTGGAACGCACCTTTAGAAAACTGGTGCTCTCCTGAAGTTTTCAAGAAGCGTGTTGAGGAAGCCGGCTTTGTTGATGTTGAAGTGAAAGACATTGGAAAACACTGCATCCCTGGTTACTATGAAGAGTCGATTCGACCCGAAATTCTGAAAGAGTTGACCAAAATTAGGGGCTGGTTCACTACGTATATTCTTTGTCGTATTCTGGATGAACTTATTTTATGGGCTTTCAATCATCGTCTCCTGACAGAAGTGCTAGTTCGGGCTCGTAAGCCGGAGTGA